In Brachypodium distachyon strain Bd21 chromosome 2, Brachypodium_distachyon_v3.0, whole genome shotgun sequence, one genomic interval encodes:
- the LOC100836149 gene encoding uncharacterized protein LOC100836149, which yields MEAAALSATMGSRRGGLFAAAAAPVPAPSHRRAAAPRSSPGPPQRRRLRALPAELTEILAPKLVPGSPAATGDVSSLIPISAVMLLFYFVSNWVFPAVIMKGMNPDAQDGTAGAADEEEEEGTSMAAAAGQSDGKVRLKVKRRKRKKTAATTTTKS from the exons ATGGAGGCGGCTGCTCTGTCCGCGACTATGGGCTcccggcgcggcggcctcttcgccgccgccgccgctcccgttCCAGCTCCTTCTCACCGGAGAgcggccgcgccgcgctcGTCGCCCGGGCCgcctcagcggcggcggctccgcgCGCTGCCGGCGGAGCTGACCGAGATCCTGGCCCCGAAGCTGGTGCCCGgctcgcccgccgccaccggcgacgTCTCCTCCCTCATCCCCATCAG CGCTGTGATGCTGCTCTTCTACTTCGTGTCCAACTGGGTGTTCCCCGCGGTGATCATGAAGGGGATGAATCCCGACGCCCAAGACGgaaccgccggcgccgctgacgaagaagaagaagaaggaacatccatggcggcggctgcggggcAGTCGGACGGTAAGGTCCGGCTCAAGGtcaagaggaggaagaggaaaaaaacGGCAGCTACGACTACCACCAAATCGTAG
- the LOC100826845 gene encoding trihelix transcription factor GT-3b, translating into MDPFHHLNTAFSNPYHPLLSSSPPHPHYPPPLPPPPAAAAEPPERERLPQWSHAETAAFLAIRADLDRSFLSTKRNKALWEAVSARLHDHGGFARTPDQCKSKWKNLVTRFKGSAHPPPPPDAADTPQHQHHPGDHPGTGGSGGASSAARGGGFPFHDEMRRIFDARVERARALEAKKAKGKHHARSGHDHLHPDDADDDGQGDEAGEEEDEEADILEDEEEESRAAETTRGAAGPGKKRRRKSTAAPAGNEQGEVEAMLREFMRRQAEMDERWAEAAEARDAERRAREEEWRAAMVALGEERLALVRRWREREDAWRARAEEREERRHRLIAALLAKLGGGDTS; encoded by the coding sequence ATGGATCCCTTCCACCACCTCAACACCGCCTTCTCCAACCCCTACCACccgctcctctcctcctcccctccccaccCCCACTACCCTcccccgctcccgccgccgccagccgcggccgcggagcCGCCGGAGCGGGAGCGGCTGCCGCAGTGGTCCCACGCCGAGACGGCCGCCTTCCTCGCCATCCGCGCCGACCTCGACCgctccttcctctccaccaAACGCAACAAGGCGCTCTGGGAGGCCGTCTCCGCCCGCCTCCATGACCATGGCGGGTTCGCGCGTACACCGGATCAGTGCAAGTCCAAGTGGAAGAACCTCGTCACCAGGTTCAAGGGCTCCGCCcaccccccgccgccgcccgacgccgccgacacgccccagcaccagcaccacccGGGTGACCATCCCGGtaccggcggcagcggcggcgcttcGTCTGCGGCGAGGGGCGGCGGCTTCCCGTTCCACGACGAGATGAGGCGGATCTTCGACGCCAGGGTCGAGCGGGCGCGCGCATTGGAGGCGAAAAAGGCCAAGGGGAAGCACCACGCGCGGTCAGGGCACGATCATCTTCATCCGGATGATGCCGACGACGATGGCCAAGGGGAtgaggccggcgaggaagaagacgaggaggcggacatcctggaagacgaagaagaggagagtCGGGCAGCGGAGACGACGAGGGGTGCTGCTGGGCCTGGGAAGAAGCGGAGGAGGAAATCAACagcggcgcccgcggggaacGAGCAGGGCGAGGTGGAGGCGATGCTGCGGGAGTTCAtgcggcggcaggcggagaTGGATGAGCGGTgggcggaggccgccgaggCGCGCGACGCCGAGCGGCGCGCCCGCGAGGAGGAGTGGCGGGCCGCCATGGTCGCGCTCGGCGAGGAGCGGCTCGCGCTCGTGCGCCGCTGGCGGGAGCGCGaggacgcgtggcgggcgcgcgccgaggagcgcgaggagcgaCGCCACCGGCTCATCGCCGCCCTGCTCGCcaagctcggcggcggcgacacgTCCTGA
- the LOC100835536 gene encoding dnaJ homolog subfamily B member 13, whose product MGVDYYKVLGVGRGATDDELKKAYRRLVMKYHPDKNPSPQADSLFKQVSEAYDVLSDPQKRAVYDQYGEDGLKAGVPPPSASAAPPHVHPHGHGGPGFRFSPRSADEIFREMFGGSFYGPAPGGPAPSPGFQGFGASAASGGGISPRSGETSGASARKSPAIERQLACSLEDLHKGATKKMKISRDVLDSSGKPTSVEEILTIDIKPGWKKGTKITFPEKGNETRNVIPSDLVFIIEERAHPKFKRDGNDLVYTHKISLVEALTGCVIQLTTLDGRSLAIPVKSVVSPTYEEVVQGEGMPITKEPSKKGNLRIKFQIKFPTNLTADQKAGVQQLLS is encoded by the exons ATGGGGGTGGACTACTACAAGGTGCTCGGCGTCGGCCGCGGCGCCACCGACGACGAGCTCAAGAAGGCCTACCGCCGCCTCGTCATGAAGTACCACCCGGACAAGAACCCCTCTCCGCAGGCCGACTCCCTCTTCAAGCAGGTCTCCGAGGCCTACGAC GTGCTCAGTGACCCGCAGAAGCGCGCCGTGTACGACCAGTACGGCGAGGACGGGCTCAAGGCGGgcgtgccgccgccatccgcctccgccgcgcccccgCACGTGCACCCACACGGGCACGGCGGCCCCGGGTTCCGCTTCAGCCCGAGGAGCGCGGACGAGATCTTCCGCGAGATGTTCGGTGGCTCCTTCTACGGGCCGGCCCCCGGGGGTCCCGCCCCTTCACCAGGTTTCCAAGGGTtcggcgccagcgccgccagcggcggcggcatctcCCCCAGGTCAGGTGAGACGTCCGgggcgtcggcgaggaagtCGCCGGCGATCGAGCGGCAGCTGGCCTGTAGCCTCGAGGACCTGCACAAGGGAGCCACCAAGAAGATGAAGATCTCCAGGGACGTCCTCGACTCCTCCGG GAAACCGACGAGTGTGGAGGAGATCCTGACAATTGATATCAAGCCCGGATGGAAGAAGGGCACAAAGATCACATTTCCTGAGAAAGGCAATGAGACGCGTAATGTCATACCATCAGATCTAGTTTTCATAATAGAAGAACGGGCACACCCCAAATTCAAGAGAGATGGGAATGACCTTGTTTACACACACAAAATCTCGCTCGTGGAGGCTTTGACTGGTTGTGTCATCCAACTGACAACTCTGGATGGCCGAAGTTTAGCCATTCCCGTAAAGTCTGTTGTCAGTCCCACGTATGAAGAAGTTGTGCAGGGTGAAGGGATGCCGATCACAAAGGAACCGTCTAAAAAAGGGAACCTAAGGATCAAGTTTCAGATCAAGTTCCCCACCAATTTAACAGCTGACCAAAAGGCAGGGGTCCAGCAACTTCTATCTTAG
- the LOC100826534 gene encoding probable 2-oxoglutarate-dependent dioxygenase ANS, with product MAEEEEAAAGDGGGWPEPVVRVQSLSESGASTIPARYIKPAHDRPTHSATSISIPVVDLSSSSTSSTAAACREWGFFQAVNHGVPLDLLRRARATWRAFFSQLPLEAKQRYANSPDTYEGYGSRLGVQQGASLDWGDYFFLHLSPPRAASPSDKWPHFPPDLRETTEEYGREVAKLCGRLMAAMSAGLGVGEGRMAEEFGGEDEAGACVRVNYYPRCPQPELTLGLSSHSDPGGMTVLLADEHVKGLQVRCPGGAGDGGEDEWVTVDPLPGALIVNVGDQIQVLTNAEYRSVEHRVMANAGAERLSVALFYNPRSDIPLSPMPELVSLPEKPPLYEPMTYDQYRLYIRREGPQGKAQVDSLKASSSQERP from the exons ATggccgaagaagaagaagccgccgccggcgacggcggagggtGGCCGGAGCCGGTGGTGCGAGTGCAGTCTCTGTCCGAGAGCGGCGCGTCCACCATCCCGGCCCGCTACATCAAGCCGGCCCACGACCGGCCCACCCATTCCgccacctccatctccatcccgGTGGTGGACCTCTCTTCGTCGTCCACgtcctcgacggcggcggcgtgcaggGAGTGGGGCTTCTTCCAGGCGGTGAACCACGGCGTTCCCCTAGACCTCCTCCGCCGTGCCCGCGCCACGTGgcgcgccttcttctcccaGCTGCCCCTCGAAGCCAAGCAGCGGTACGCCAACTCGCCGGACACCTACGAGGGCTATGGCTCCCGCCTCGGCGTCCAGCAAGGCGCCTCCCTCGACTGGGGCGACTACTTCTTCCTCCACCTCAGCCCGCCTCGCGCCGCGTCGCCCTCCGACAAGTGGCCCCACTTTCCCCCGGACCTCCG GGAGACGACGGAGGAGTATGGGAGGGAGGTGGCGAAGCTATGTGGGAGGCTGATGGCGGCGATGTCGGCGGGGCTCGGGGTCGGGGAAGGGAGGATGGCGGAGGAGTTCGGAGGGGAAGACGAAGCCGGGGCGTGCGTCAGGGTGAACTACTACCCGCGGTGCCCGCAGCCGGAGCTCACGCTGGGACTCTCCTCGCACTCCGACCCTGGCGGCATGACCGTGCTGCTCGCCGACGAGCACGTCAAAGGGCTCCAGGTCCGctgccccggcggcgccggggatggaggagaagatgagTGGGTGACCGTTGACCCGCTTCCTGGCGCACTCATCGTCAACGTCGGGGACCAGATCCAG GTGCTGACGAACGCCGAGTACCGGAGCGTGGAGCACCGTGTGATGGCGAACGCGGGCGCCGAGCGGCTCTCCGTGGCGCTCTTCTACAACCCCCGGAGCGACATCCCGCTGTCCCCCATGCCGGAGCTGGTGTCGCTGCCGGAGAAGCCGCCGCTGTACGAGCCCATGACCTACGACCAGTACCGCCTCTACATCCGCCGCGAGGGGCCCCAGGGGAAGGCCCAGGTCGACTCCCTCAAGGCATCGTCGTCACAGGAGCGCCCTTAG